A segment of the Cohnella algarum genome:
TGGAGGAGGCGGCAATCCCAGAACCGGGTCCGGGACGCATTCGCGTAAGGGTACGCGCTTGCGGGTTAAATCCGGTTGACTGGGCGATGTGCCGAGGACACTTTGCCGGTCAACTGCCGTTGCCTCGCGGGATTGGTCTGGACGTGTCCGGGATTGTAGACGCGGTTGGAGAGGGCGTAACCGATGTCGCCATCGGCGATGCCGTTCTGGGCGCCGCCGATTTCATGGGCGGATCGAGCGCCGGTGCGTCCGACCGAGCGATCATGTACTACTGGTTCCGCATGCCGGCCGGACTCGACTATGTACAGGCTGCAGCACTGCCAATGGCGGTCGAAACCGCTTACCGGGGGATTGATACTCTCGGGGTGAGTTCGGGCCAGACCGTACTCGTGCACGGAGCCGGCACAACGGTAGGCTTCGCCGCCGTCCAGATCGCCCTCATGCGCGGTGCCCGAGTGGTCGCAACCGCTGGTACTGCCTACGCCGACAAACTCCGCGCCATGGGGGCGATGGTGACCTCGTACGGTGATGGAATGGTCGAACGAGTGACCGAACTGGCGAAGCAGCCGGTTGATCTCGCCCTGGATACCGCACCAATCAGCGGCTCATTGAAAGATCTGGTCCAAATCGTCAATGGGCATCCTCAGCATGTCCTAACCGTCAGCGATTTCGCCGCAGCCGCTGAACTTGGCGTTCGCGCCAGCTATGGAGAATTACATACCGCACGTTATGACGTTGTCGTTGACTTCGCCCAATACGCAGCAGACGGCAAGTTCACGATTCCGGTCGCCAAGACTTTCGCACTCGACGCATGGCGTTCAGCTGTCGAAATCAGTCAGAGCGGGCGTGCCCACGGCAAATTGATCCTCCTGCCCGCCTCCGACTGATGAGCACATATAACCGATGAAATTCTGAATGAAGGAGGACATGCATTGAGTAAGAACCAACGAGAACATATTGCACTGATTACAGGCGCAAGTAACGGGATCGGGTTGGCATTGACCCGGAAAATGCTGTCGGAGAACTGGCAGGTGGTTGCTTTAAACCGGTCGGATTTTCCGGCGGACGACAGATTCCTCCAAAATCATCTCAAGGAAGGACGGCTCCGAGCCTATAAAGTGAAGGATCTCGCCGATTATGACAGCTTGAGACACTCTTTGGAAGAAATCAAAAGCAAGGAACAGCGGATCGATATTTTGTTCAACAACGCCGGAGGAGGCTTAAGTGAGCTTCGTTATTCGAAACAAGGCCGGGAATTGCATTATGAATTGTTGACGGTCGTTCCTTATATTATTCTGATGGAATTAAAGGAGCTGTTGAAGAACGGCAGCTTAAAAACGGTGATTAACACTTCGTCGCAGGTGTTTAGATTTACGAAGGAGTTTACGATCGAAAAATTGGAGCATCCCAAAACCTTCCGCAAAATGTATGGACCCTATGCGACTTCAAAGCTGGCTCTTTCGTTGTGGACCCAAGCCGTCGCACCGCAGCTTGCCAAGGAAGGCATCAAGATCCGCAGCGTTGACCCGGGCATTAACAACACGCTAAGAAAAGGAAAAGATTCCGGACTGACCGCAGGGTTTGAACTGTTTATGAAGTTTTTTTCCTCTCCGCCTACACATGGAGCCAGCCTATTATATGAGGGAGCTCTGGGCAAAAACAGCAATGAGACCGGCGTGTTTCTGTTCAAAGATCGAATTGCGGACTTGAAATTTACAGAACATGCGCAGCGTGTGCTGGAAAAAATATCCGATATCTATAGCCATGAATTTCTTGGCGCACCGAACCGTTAGTCACGACCGCACAATATTTTTTGATCTGGCAAGCCTATTCCGAACTACATCGCTACGGGAATCGTCAAGCTTGCGACCGCGTACGAGACAGCCCAGTATCCGCCGGCCGCTTGACTGCTTTCATTTGCAGCCCGATGGCCTCCGCCTTCGTCTGTTGTTCCTTAACCTCGTTACCAGCGATTCCGCCAAGCGAGTGCTCTGCGCCAAAAAGGGCCGCCGGCGGATCGAGCCCGGACAAGCCCGCTTCCGGCCCGACGGCCTCTCCTGCGATCAGAGCAGGGGAGGCCGTTTTATTTTCGCCGATGAGCCCGGCCCAATGATGGCCGCTTACTGTACAAGTGCCGTTACAGGAGATACTCGTCCGCTAATACAATGGGGATAAATGTCGGCCGCCCGACCCGAAAAACGGAGGTGATGGGATGCAGAAGACAGGTCATCGATCAAAGGCGGGCGTCCGCGGAAGCAAGGAAGGCTATCGAAAAGGCTGGGACGACGGCTACCATCTCGGCATGTGCGAAGCGATCGTTCGCCGCACGCCGGGCTACGCGTCGCCCCCGAAAAATTTGCGGGTGTTGTATATTCCGCAAGGCTTCGAATCGGTCGACCGCGGCGTCATCGAGGGGCTGTCGCAAACCGTGTCCGCCCTCATCGTCGGAAATGCCGAGACGATGGCGGATCAGGCGCGGGAACACGCTCCCGATCTCGTTTTGGTGATGAACGGGCTTCACGTTTTTCCCGCCGATCATTTGGAGCAGGTGGCTCGCATACGCGCAATGGGGTGCCGGACGGCGATCTGGTTTGCCGACGATCCTTATTTTACGGTGGAAACGGCGGAAATCGCGCCGCATTACGACTGGGTGTTTACGCATGAGCTCAGCTGCGCGGACTGGTATCGAAGCCTCGGCTGCGCGAATGTCCATTACCTGCCGCTCGCGGCGAGCATTGCCTGCTATCGACCCGCTCATATCGAACCGCAATACCGCAGCGACGTTTGCTTTATCGGCACGGCGTTTCCGAACCGGGCGCTGTTTTTCGACCGGATGGCCGAATTTTTGGCGGGACTGCGAACGGTCATTATCGGGGGCTTATGGGAAACGCGCCTCGCGAACTACTCCCTGCTCCAGGATCGGATTCGCCCCGGCTTCACGTCGCCCGACGAATGCGCCAAATATTACGCGGGGGCCAAAATCGTGCTTAATTTGCACAGGCAGACGGAAGAAGAGAAAAATACGGCGAACCTTCCCGGAAAATCGATCAATCCGAGAACGTACGAAATCGCCGCGAGCGGCGCGCTGCAGCTTACCGACATTCGGGAGGATTTGCCGCTTTATTATGCGCCGGGGAGGGAAATCGCGGTTTATTCCTCGCCCGAGGAAGCCCAGCACAAAATCCGCTATTACCTGAATCGCGAAAGCGAGCGGCGAAGCATGGCCTGGAACGCTCTCGTGCGAACCCGGAAGGAGCATACGTACGCCCACCGGCTGGATCGGCTGCTTCGGGTCGTGTTCGGAGAGGCATAGCCAACCAATCCGCGGAAAGGAGGATGCCGGAGGCGATGGCTAAAAGGAAGCGAAACGAAAGCTTGCCCGATCATGAGCTTGCGTTTAAGAGCCGAAGGAACGAAGGCTACGCAACCGGCCGGCAAATCGGCTATCTTCTCGGGCGATGCGAAGCCGTTCGTCGGCAGGCGCAAGTCGTTCCGGAGC
Coding sequences within it:
- a CDS encoding NADP-dependent oxidoreductase → MKTVWIHREHDFIRTKWREHRNGQYHTDIRFHDYGEPTDVLRLEEAAIPEPGPGRIRVRVRACGLNPVDWAMCRGHFAGQLPLPRGIGLDVSGIVDAVGEGVTDVAIGDAVLGAADFMGGSSAGASDRAIMYYWFRMPAGLDYVQAAALPMAVETAYRGIDTLGVSSGQTVLVHGAGTTVGFAAVQIALMRGARVVATAGTAYADKLRAMGAMVTSYGDGMVERVTELAKQPVDLALDTAPISGSLKDLVQIVNGHPQHVLTVSDFAAAAELGVRASYGELHTARYDVVVDFAQYAADGKFTIPVAKTFALDAWRSAVEISQSGRAHGKLILLPASD
- a CDS encoding SDR family NAD(P)-dependent oxidoreductase; this encodes MSKNQREHIALITGASNGIGLALTRKMLSENWQVVALNRSDFPADDRFLQNHLKEGRLRAYKVKDLADYDSLRHSLEEIKSKEQRIDILFNNAGGGLSELRYSKQGRELHYELLTVVPYIILMELKELLKNGSLKTVINTSSQVFRFTKEFTIEKLEHPKTFRKMYGPYATSKLALSLWTQAVAPQLAKEGIKIRSVDPGINNTLRKGKDSGLTAGFELFMKFFSSPPTHGASLLYEGALGKNSNETGVFLFKDRIADLKFTEHAQRVLEKISDIYSHEFLGAPNR
- a CDS encoding CgeB family protein, with the protein product MQKTGHRSKAGVRGSKEGYRKGWDDGYHLGMCEAIVRRTPGYASPPKNLRVLYIPQGFESVDRGVIEGLSQTVSALIVGNAETMADQAREHAPDLVLVMNGLHVFPADHLEQVARIRAMGCRTAIWFADDPYFTVETAEIAPHYDWVFTHELSCADWYRSLGCANVHYLPLAASIACYRPAHIEPQYRSDVCFIGTAFPNRALFFDRMAEFLAGLRTVIIGGLWETRLANYSLLQDRIRPGFTSPDECAKYYAGAKIVLNLHRQTEEEKNTANLPGKSINPRTYEIAASGALQLTDIREDLPLYYAPGREIAVYSSPEEAQHKIRYYLNRESERRSMAWNALVRTRKEHTYAHRLDRLLRVVFGEA